The Spirochaetota bacterium genome has a segment encoding these proteins:
- a CDS encoding DUF169 domain-containing protein, with the protein MKINIAQIREKSELMRKNIGLTSYPVGVKLYLSEEKTIPDNAVRLKGHRYCQALMRARRGEHVILDADGISCPAAAAAFGFKPLPEGLKNGKGLIGFGITKEERTGVEMFKRMTVLRQGELKELYLFPLDSAIIEPDIVIVEDRIENLMWIALGYLNARGGARIESSTAILQATCVDATVIPYKTQKMNLSYGCYGCRDATEIGHDESVMGFPFGDFEAITDHVAYLAEKAMPNSRAKNTYTQLNRKRAEEVSKSDDFLDATSQ; encoded by the coding sequence ATGAAAATAAACATTGCACAGATACGCGAAAAATCAGAGCTGATGAGAAAAAATATAGGACTCACGTCATACCCTGTCGGAGTTAAATTGTATCTTTCAGAAGAAAAGACAATTCCCGATAATGCTGTAAGGCTAAAAGGGCACAGATACTGCCAGGCCCTCATGCGGGCCAGGCGGGGTGAGCATGTCATACTGGACGCCGATGGCATTTCCTGCCCTGCCGCCGCGGCCGCATTCGGTTTTAAACCTCTCCCGGAAGGTCTGAAAAACGGCAAGGGACTCATAGGGTTTGGCATCACAAAAGAAGAACGGACTGGCGTTGAGATGTTCAAGCGCATGACGGTTTTACGACAGGGTGAATTAAAGGAACTTTATCTCTTTCCTCTTGATTCGGCGATCATTGAACCGGACATAGTAATAGTTGAAGACCGAATCGAGAACCTCATGTGGATAGCTCTCGGTTATCTCAATGCCCGTGGAGGCGCTCGTATCGAAAGCTCTACAGCCATCCTGCAGGCTACCTGCGTTGACGCCACGGTCATTCCCTATAAAACTCAAAAAATGAATTTGAGTTACGGCTGCTATGGCTGCAGGGACGCCACGGAAATCGGTCATGATGAATCGGTCATGGGGTTCCCCTTTGGCGATTTTGAGGCGATAACGGACCATGTCGCGTATCTTGCGGAAAAGGCCATGCCCAATTCAAGGGCTAAAAACACGTACACCCAGCTGAACAGGAAAAGAGCCGAGGAGGTGTCAAAATCTGATGACTTCTTGGATGCAACTTCACAATAA
- a CDS encoding FmdB family zinc ribbon protein, whose amino-acid sequence MPVYEYKCENCESTFTVVTTMAKKAKGFPVACRMCKSERGKQIFLSSYPLSEEMAADGGCCG is encoded by the coding sequence ATGCCAGTGTATGAATACAAGTGTGAAAACTGCGAATCGACCTTTACCGTCGTCACGACAATGGCTAAAAAAGCGAAGGGATTTCCCGTGGCCTGCCGGATGTGCAAAAGCGAAAGGGGAAAACAGATTTTTTTATCGTCATATCCCTTATCGGAGGAAATGGCAGCGGATGGAGGCTGCTGCGGTTAA
- a CDS encoding carboxymuconolactone decarboxylase family protein, with amino-acid sequence MISIGVQNDSILNDKTRELIAIGASIAGNCMPCLRYHFAEALKAGCSLGEIAEAVELAKRVKERPIADIYKLSEELLKKEREKGEAGNASV; translated from the coding sequence ATGATTTCAATCGGCGTACAAAATGATTCGATTCTTAACGATAAAACAAGGGAACTGATCGCCATAGGAGCCTCTATTGCCGGTAACTGCATGCCATGTCTTCGGTATCATTTCGCCGAAGCGTTGAAGGCGGGGTGTTCCCTGGGCGAAATTGCCGAGGCGGTGGAACTCGCCAAACGTGTCAAAGAGCGTCCCATTGCCGACATTTACAAGCTTTCTGAAGAACTGCTGAAGAAAGAACGCGAAAAAGGAGAAGCGGGCAATGCCAGTGTATGA